CTTCGCCTTCGTTCCTGGGCGATTTCTCCTCAGAACTGCTGTACCCTCCGCCATGACCATCTCGGCAACAACTTCCGGATATAAATGTTCCGTTCCACATTCTACCACTAGACGACGCTTCAGAGTGGCTGATGGTTTGTTCAGGTTGATAAGAAAGTGAGTGCAAATCAGAAATTTTTGTTAGATATTAATGAATAGAATTAATCAAAGCCAATTCTCAgtgaatacatacataaatcTCCTGCAACACTACCAGCAGTGACAACCAAATCAGACAAATAACAACCACGCCCCTTatttaaaactgagattttttttaaaatcttaaaataaaggttttttttttttggtttgcttgttCGTCTATTTTTGACTGTCACGAAGAATGTCAGAGAACTCCACAGGACTGAGCCACTCTCATGGAATACGAAGTAATTACACTACCGTTTACAAAAGTAAAGCAGATAAAACTGTCATACTTATGCTACTACagcaatcactcactcactcataaaGCCGCTTATCGTGATGGGGGGTGGtcctggagcctatcccagacCTCAAAGGGCGAAACgcagggaaacactctggacaggtcatcagtccatcgcagggcagacacacagacaacacactcacacacacattaatacctaggggcaattaagtgtctccaattcacctaacctgcatgtctttggactgtgggaggaaatcggggctcccggaggaaacccacgcagacacggggagagcatgcaaactccacacagaaaggaccctggccgctcggccgggaatcgaaccggagaccttcttgctgtgaggccaTCGtgcaatcaaacaaacaaaagtttgaaCAAAAAGACCACTAAAACaaactgtgtgactgttgtTTTCAATTAAATGGCTTGGAGTGACATCGACAGCAATGTCTCagactaaaagaaaaacaactaaacaaTATTCCTCAGtttattaaataattttaaaaaaatccatttccAACTATTGTTTATTGCATAGTAGCACATTGGCATTGATTGCATAATCACAACCCAACCAAAAGTTTAGTTGCTCCTTCACAGACTGATTCTAGATGCTTATCCAATCGCGTTTCTGGAAGTTTCTCGAATTCAAACCCCGGAACGAGCATACGGTAGATATTAAGAAATAACTATCTATTATTAGAGACTTTTGGAATGTATTTTATTGCTAATTGTATCTTATTCACTTATCTGATCACGCTGCACGATCTACACATATACTATAAGGTAACATGTGTTTAATAATTGCGTTTTCCGCAACAATCAATTTGTACATGCTGGTTACCGACCTGGCCATCCAAGTACCCGGATGACAAGGATCCATGTGAATTTATAGCTTAGTGAATGACACGTTAGGTTGTCAGAGTGGTGACAGCTGTGAGCACTCACGCCTTCTGCACGTTCACGTTAACCATCGTTTACtattttccattattttgttgAGCGAAGCTGGACCAATTTCTTCTTTCTTGACATTGCTGTCATAACTTAGAAGTAAGTGATGGTtacttatatatataattttatgcATCAGATTGCTTGAATCATCAACTTGGTCTGTGCACCGGCGGACACTTGCTCTAACTTGCTTAGCAGAACGTATTTGGCAGTCCGATTGTTTTCTGCGAGACAGGTGAATTGAGAAAGCGTGCTTTATTAAGAGCAATGACCAAATAGTCACAACTGCCATGCAGCAGATTTTGTTTGATAACCTTACTGGTCCTAAGTTGTCTAACAAAATACTAAAATGCATAACAGTTTGTTAATTATACGACGGCTGGTTATCAGTGGGACCGCTGACATTATTAAAgattttctgtctcactgtcaacattttcttttgtctcgGACGGGAAATATTATGGTCAGCGTGGCCCGCATAGATACTGTTTTTGAATAAGACTAGCTTTAAGGACACATTGTTATTCTAGTACGTTCTCTAGTAGTGATGTAATTGTGACTGAgagccacagacacactgaggggTCGTGATAAGAGAACTTCGAGATATACCGATTTGTGAATCAATCATTTGGCAGCCTATCTTAAAGTTGGTTATACTGTCACACTGCCATATTGACTCACCAACAAAAAAGTCAAAGctgactgtttttcatttgttgaaAGTCTCTGAACACCAGGCGGCTGTATCTAAACTGTTTGTGGTACATATACTTTTGAGTAAGGTCAGGATAATGCTAAATGAATGAGTGCACGTGGCCTCTATTTTCGTTGATTTAATAACTGTTTTAGAGGCATACATCCGTGCTAATACAACGCGGTGTTACAAAGAGGAAGACATTTTTGGCTCTGTCATTTGGTCAGATCATGACTACACAAACGTAACTAAGGCGAACCTTGTTCTTTAATATTCTGTTCATTAGTTATTCCAGAGTGAATATCATCGCCACATTCTGACTTTGTACGCTTCTCATATTTGCCAGGCATGCTGCGTTTACCCAGCCTGATGAGACAACTGAGGCCAGTGTCCCGAGCACTGGGCCCTCACCTCAGCCGTGCCTATGCCAAAGATGTTAAATTTGGTGCCGACGCCAGAGCCCTCATGCTCCAAGGGGTGGACCTGTTGGCCGACGCAGTCGCTGTTACTATGGGACCTAAGGTACGTTGGGCAAGCGATGGTATATTTTCTGTTAAGTTTTTGAAAATACTGTGTCTGCGTACTAAGACTCTATTTGCGTGCTTTGTTCTACAGGGACGCACCGTTATCATTGAACAGAGTTGGGGCAGTCCCAAGGTAGGACTTGATGACATATTTTCAGCATATATTGAGAGACTTGAAATCACATTAATGTCATCAGAAATTGAAACAGCgttacaaataaatatatttagaaaAAATCTCTCACTGTATCCTTCCCAAGGTTACTAAAGACGGCGTGACAGTGGCTAAGAGCATTGACCTAAAGGACAAGTACAAAAACATTGGTGCTAAACTGGTCCAGGATGTGGCTAACAACACTAACGAGGAGGCTGGAGATGGCACCACAACAGCCACTGTGCTGGCGCGTGCCATCGCTAAGGACGGCTTCGACAACATCAGCAAGGGAGCCAACCCCGTAGAGATCCGCAAGGGCGTGATGCTGGCCGTGGAGACAGTCATCGCTGAGCTGAAGAAGCTGTCCAAGCCTGTAACCACACCAGAGGAGATTGCACAGGTAGAGTGGgctgactcttttttttgggggggggggatatgagattctgggtttttttatatatatatatatatatatgaaattaTCTGCTTGAGAATAGTTAAGAGAACTAGAGTCACCCAGAAAATCTTATTAAGCTGTTAAAATATATTCTTtacagtagattttttttaatcatcgtgtctttttttgttaattactATCTATTGTTTAGGTTGCCACCATCTCTGCGAATGGGGACAGTGAGGTTGGGAACATCATCTCTGATGCGATGAAGAAGGTGGGCCGTAAGGGAGTTATCACCGTGAAGGATGGGAAAACAATGCATGATGAGTTGGAGGTCATTGAGGGACTCAAATTTGACAGAGGATATATTTCCCCTTATTTCATCAACACAGCCAAAGGTTAGAGCTTTATCCTgctcttcacttttttttacgTTGTGGGCGTTCTAATTCATATgccaaaactttttttcacaGTCGCTTTATGCACTGGATGCATGACTTATGTTTTGAAATagcatttgtttcttttgttactGTAACTACTGCAGATTTGAATACTAAACTAACCCCTGTCTTAAATGAACAGCTACATCACATGAAttgattcttttctttcttttttttttttttttaattttcatattaTGATATAAAGACTGCCAGTCGAGACGTCTCATTTCACCCGTTCCCTTTCTCAGGTCAGAAGTGTGAGTTCCAGGATGCATACCTTCTGCTGAGTGAGAAGAAGATCTCCAGTGTTCAGAGCATCGTTCCTGCCCTGGAAATTGCCAACCAGCACCGTAAGCCACTTGTCATCGTGGCTGAGGATGTGGATGGCGAGGCCCTTAGCACACTGGTCCTCAACAGGTTAATGAAACTTAATGCGCAACATAAGACACAGTTATAGAGTGTCTTAAACAGGTATAGGGTGTCTTGAACATATGTGACCTATACTGATTAGTGTTGTTCAAGTTGTACTGACTGGTTTAGATGAAACTGTGCTTGATCATAATAGGCCTAGTTACGTCTGATGTAACTGAATCTTATGGATATTCTAGTTTTGTTCAGGAATGGCaatctcttcattttgttttcaggctGAAAGTAGGACTTCAAGTTGTAGCTGTGAAGGCCCCAGGGTTTGGAGACAACAGAAAGAACCAGCTGAAAGACATGGCCATTGCCTCTGGGGGCACTGTGAGTTACATTTGGAAAATGAGTTTTGTGATTTGGGGTCATATTTCACTGCCCAAAAACTATATATTGCATTGTTAAATcccatgtatatgtatgtatcatttaaataaatgtgtgctGTTGACTAAAtttaattacataaaaaaaaaaacatgtctagTTGTAGGTCTAGTTTGTAGACCTGCCCTTCATGTGGTTTGTACTCTTTAACCTTGATTGTGTGATGAAGGatgctgtcctgtgtgtaggTATTTGGTGAAGAGGCCACAGGCTTGGCTCTGGAGGACGTCCAGCCACGTGATTTGGGACACATTGGAGAGGTTCAGGTTACCAAGGATGACACCCTCCTGCTGAGGGGCCGCGGGGATCCCGCTGCCATTGAGAAGCGCATAGCAGAGATCACTGAGCAGCTGGAGACTACCAATAGTGACTACGAGAAGGAAAAGCTGAACGAGCGACTCGCTAAACTCTCTGATGGCGTGGCAGTGATTAAGGTCAGAGGGGACAGATGCTAGTGTCAGAGTCTCTGTCCGTTCTCAGTTCTTCAGTGGTATTAACTCTAGTATATGTCACTTTGagcagtgtattttttttttttaattttaactttcttacactcactctcattgAGTATAACATATATAATGGGAGGGTAGGGGGAAGCAAAGCCATACTCCTCACATTCACTTGCAGTTacgctgccacctagtggcttTCGTGTAAATTCAAGATCAGTTATGAAGCAAATGAAGTTACAAAATGCCCATTCATAGCGCTTTAAAGTATTCACATTACAAAATGTCAAAACTCGTTACCAACATACGTTATGTTAATAAAACCTGAATCGTGTGTGCCTTACAGGTGGGTGGAACAAGTGATGTAGAGGTAAATGAGAAGAAAGACCGCGTAACAGACGCTCTTAATGCCACGCGGGCAGCGGTGGAAGAGGGTATTGTGCCAGGAGGAGGCTGTGCTCTCCTGCGCTGTATCCCGGCACTTGATGCCCTCAAACCAGCGAACAGTGACCAAAAGACTGGTAAGTAATCATGTGTTACAATGCAAAGACAGCACACGAGGAGCATAGGAATGCaagctgccctctgctggacaaTCTGAATAAAAAAGGCCACCGTAAAAAGTGCATAGGAAATGCACTGAGACTGATGTAATAATTAATAGTAGTTATTACCTGTATCTTTAAATAGACAGCCTACAGGAGCCCATAGATAATATCTCACTTTTATACCCATGTCTCTTTTGTTATCCCACAGATGTTTATAACACCAAGAGGTGACAGTTCATAGCACTGTATGTTGTGTTGTAATAACTGATGATGTTAAATTAATGTTTAATGAGTCCCGTTTAAAAATGTGGTGCTGCTGTAGCCATTCATCCTTTTAAAATCttgctttttttccactctcttgtctttctgtgttttcaggaaTTGACATCATTCGCCGTGCCCTGCGCGTTCCAGCAATGACAATTGCGAAGAATGCAGGTGTGGAGGGCTCCCTGATTGTGGAGAAAATCCTGCAGACAGAGGATATGGGATATGATGCGCTACAGGGAGAATTTGTTAATATGGTGGAGAAAGGCATCATCGACCCTACCAAAGTAAGCACTTCACATTGTAAGAGGTCGAGTCTCCCACCGTTTTATAATGATCTTCTCCTCTTAAACTCTTCTCCTTCCCCTTAGTCCTTTCTCTGCTGTCACACAGCTTACATGTGTGTTCCTACACCTTTATTTTTtctggttttaaaaaaacagctgctAGTCATCCCTACTTCAGCTTTTACAGGCATGGAAAAAATATAAGTACATGTTGTCTACACCTCTTTCTCTCGGGTTGATTTCAGGTTGTTCGGACAGCTCTGCTTGATGCTGCGGGTGTTGCCTCTTTGTTGTCTACCGCGGAGGCAGTAGTCACAGAGTTACccaaagaggagaaagaggggggcaTGCCAGGCGGGATGGGAGGAGGCATGTACTAAACTGCCTTAGCACTGGCCGTGCGATAACTGGAGACTTGGTATGCGGGACAGGATGATGGTATCGTGTACCTTGCTCGGAGACCGTGTTGGGAATGCTGTGGAATAGAACACATTAGGCCGTTACCAGCGGAACGTCGTTTGAACAGTACCCAATGCCTTTCTGTCGGTAAACAAGACCAAGAACGGTTGTCTGACAGACCCAGGCTACCATCCAGAGTTGACTGAAACCACACAGTGTTAGAGGTGTACTTGGTTTTACTGTTTGATACAGTTTGTCCAGTTCAGATGTGAAGAATCATGCTGTCTCTCCTAATTCTGTTGTACTGTCAAGCCACAGACCAAGATACCTCTGTGATACATCATATGCCATAATTCTGGTACCATTCTGTTCTCATTTCCTCACAACTCATTTTTGTCTCCATCTTAAACCACTCTGTTCAGTTATCTTTTTTGTATACTtggcttttcattttctgtccacAATTTCAGCTAAGTTTAAATAGATCAATATTGATGGTGTTTCAGCTCATGTAATAGACAATGCACTTTTCCAAAACTGTAAATATCAGTGTCCAACATCAGTTGAGGGGAGCAGACTTTGTCTCGTGTAGAGAAAATGATACATATTCTTGGGTAACTTTAGAAAAAAAGTCTATTACCTTTAAGAAATATTATCTTCTCTTATTATCTCGTTAAGTGCCCTTAAACAGCTGGGACACTGATACAGTTTtgatttaaattttaaatagCTGTCAGTGGTCTGAGAAAGTGAACAGGTGATCTAGCGGTTCAAACTTGTACCGTTGGTTATAAGATGccttctgtgtgtatgaatggtgggggggggtctgttCTTGGAGAATGCTTAGATATATGATTTGATCTCGTCAGTGAGTGTTGATGTTATCAGAATTAAGACAGAGCCTAAACTGTTGTATCTTAAATGTTGAATGGGTTTTCTACAGTGTTGAATGACACTAATACTTTTTAATAAAACGAAGGTGTCGACCATTTCACTctttactgtctgtttgttttctactaatttttaggaaaaaaaacattctatgAGTCTTGCACTCTTTAACTCAGTCTGCAACTTTTGCCAGACTGGTAAACGATCCTTAGGTTTAGTCTTTTGTAATATATGACAGGTTTGTCCAGCAGTACGTGATCACTCCCTCATCTGTACAATATCAGCCTCCTCAGATTCTCCCCTGATCTTACTCTTTAACAGCTAAAGATTTTAACTCATCTAAAATCATTATTCATGATCATTTGCTATACAGCGTTGCAAAAGGACTCAGAAGAGTATAGtaacacaaacattacatattGCACAGTGATTTATGGTGCCATCTTTAGTGTAAAGCTTTTATATTGGAATTGAAACTATGGGTGCAGGTATTGTGAATTGGAATAGTTCTAATGATAATGAACCCTGCATGTCCATCTCTCCCGCTGTTCTTTGTTGCTGACTTGAGCTGCAGGTGTTGCTGGTTACGAGTGCGCAGCATCTGCCGTTGCAGTCAGCAGATAAAGACTAGTAATTACCAGCTACACCTTGGTTACTCCTTGGGTCACACGTGCATTGTATTCATtgcatacatacactcattGCATCCATGCACaggcatgtgtttttgttttttttttatttttagaatgaGGGCGAGTGCTAATGTGGTGTACTGACTTCAAACAATACCAGCTGTAaacacatctttgttttctttttttttccttttttttttaaaatcatggaTTATTGGATCAAACATAGTTTGGTagacgaggggggggggggggagtaaaagGGAGGGTGTGATTGGAAATAATGTGCAGGGCTATGCCGTTTGCATTGATGATTCAGGGTTTTCGCCTCTATGGTCTGGATCAGGTCCTTGGCAGCTTCTCAAAAGCACCAAATCCTAGgtattaaaataacaaaaaaacctcagcgCGCCATCCTGAAGTGGGTTTATAAAACAGGCCGCGCCCACACTGGTGTGGCTATCACACGCAGGAGAAGAACGTGTGGAGAACCCTCTGCAAGATGAGTAAGGTAAGGAAAACATACAAGGAAAGaagtttttttaagtttcaagGAGGAGGAACTAACCTCAAAATCTTCATGACCAGTGAGcattgttttgcatttgaaGGCCCCTCTGTTTAAGAATGCTTGAAGACTGTCAATCACTCAAACCTCAAGAAATGTGATAGAACAAAATACTAGGAAGAAAGCGTGATGAATGTGTATAATGTTTTCATTATCATTTACATGTTTTACTTTTCTAATATATGTAACTCGTACCTAGGTCGTCATGACTGTtgcatgaatgttttttttttttttttttacagatcaTTTTCTTCGAGGAAAAGAACTTCCAGGGGCGGTCATATGAGTGTGACACCGACTGCCCCGACATGAACCCACACATCAGCCGCTGTAACTCCATTCGTGTGGAGAGTGGCTGCTGGGTTCTGTATGAGAAGCCCAGCTATGGTGGGTACCAGTATGTACTGACTAGAGGAGAATACCCAGACTATCAGTGCTGGATGGGCTACAGTGACTCCATCCACTCCTGCAGGACCTTCTCCTATGTgagcattgtttgtgtgtgtgtgtgtgtgtgtgtgtgtgttagtgcgtgtgtgtacactctCATATTTTCAGAGGGAGATTGTGGGAATTTCACCTTTTTAAACGTATGCTCACAGTTGGCTAATTTTTTTTAGTTACTACTCATATGTAGTAAAATCAGGGGCATCATAATTACATTCTAAAGAGTACAtgtattctcttctctttaattCAGCCCCAAACCCCTGGTTATTTTGCCTGTACTTAATATGTGGGATGCATAAAAATGAGTACTTTTACTTAGTGAGCAATTTTATCAACATTTATGGGCCAGGGGTCTAACACTAAGGTCTAACACCTTCCATAAAGCAAGATTATAACTTCCATAAAGAAGGATTACAGCTTTCTACAGCAtgtgaatatttaaatgttttatttttccctgtgCGTCACATTCTCTCACTTTTCCTGTTGAAAGAGCAAAACGTAAACAAACCCTGTACCCTTTACTATTTGTAACTTTAATTTTCCAAAAATCTACAACAGgaaccctctttttttctccccttgaAACTGCAAGCTATTATCTTTATGGACTTTTCTGTGAAAAATCTATCTGCTCCCATGTGACTATTTGTTCAGTCCTGTCAAAGTCAGTTCCTGGAAAGGAGGAGTATGTGAGGAGAAATTTAAACCTGTCTAGGAAAGTTGGCTAAtcgtctctgtttctcacacaggCCAGCGGAGGGCCCTATAGGATACGCATCTACGAACGCCCCAACTTCCAGGGTCAGATGATGGAGTTCAGTGATGACTGTGAGTCCGTCCATGACCACTTCCGCAGCCGAGACATCTACTCCTGCAATGTGATGGATGGGTACTGGACCATGTATGAACATCCCAGCTACAGGGGGCGCCAGTACTTCATGCGGCCTGGAGAGTACAGGAAGTTCAGTGACTGGGGCGCTACATGTGCCACCACCGGCTCCTTCCGCAGGATCACTGATTTTTAAAAGGTCCACTTCTTGTTGACTTTTGACTGACAGACTTGACAATAAAGAGGAGTATAACAAATGATGCTTTGTTTGTGAGTCTTATTTGACATCTCTCTGGGCTAGATCAGTTAGGGTTGAATATAGTCATTCATCCAAAAGCAGTATGAGTTTTGAAtattcttcttttcatttgaaagagaTTTTTACGTTTAAAAATCAGAACATTACAATGAATCTTTCTGAATACTGATAAAACAtaccaagttaaaaaaaataatttgagaGCAATTATTATCTCACCCTGACCGATAAAGAATAATGTGTGACGAAAAGGATAACACGGATGAAATAAAGGTTGCTTGGGATAAGATCCGGGATAGCCACTAAAAGGTTATCATGTAAATCATTATTTTGCAAAAGACAGGAATTAAGAGGGGTCTCCATGCGTGTAGTGTCATTTTCACTTACACAAAGAGGCTGCACATTCTTCAGTGCAAGTGCATTTCATTCCAGTGTTTTCTCCAGTGTTCCTAACTGTCAGGTCAGGTCAAAGGGTCAAAGGGCATTAACAGTGAAAACATGCCTCGTTGGCAAAGTTCCCACACGGGGAGAGGTGTCACAGACAAAGGCATGAATGACCTTTAGAGAAAAATACTTTTGTTAGAAACAGAGAGCTCTGCTTGAGCCAACACAGAGATCCAAACAGATTTCAATATCTGCAGCCTCTTGAAAATTTAACCTGGTCATACACAACTGGAAGTCTCTAGGTCACAAGTATtgtcaataaaaatatatagGATATGTATATGCATGCAAAGACATGCAAGCACATatacaataatgataataccacattttcacacaaataaaatacttatgttgagaatgtttttttatttttcctggtTCCACTAACATATTCAGCATAGATCAGCATTCCATTTCAATGTTCCAAGTCAAGGAACCAGTAAGCATTTCATCTGTTCAGCTGTTGGTGGCGAAATTTTTTCTGGAATAGGTGAGTCAAAGTCCGAGTAGGTCGGTACCTGTAAAGTATTTGCTGACTCAAGCTTTTGATAATTAGAATGACAAAAGCCAACCTGAAGCCTCTTTTCCCAAAGGGAACGTATATAAGGAAACCAATTTCTCCTCAAACGCATCACACAGACTTCAGCAACAGCAAGCATGGGCAAGGTATACGTCTATAGACTTACTCATCCGGGTCTAAAATCTAGACATTCCTCACCTTACAGTACAGAAATTTCTCTTGCAAATGTCTTTTAAAGTGAACTGTTATAATACATGGATTGATTATTTTGCTCTCAATGTAGCAGTTACTTTTCAAGGTCTTAATGTCAGCATTTCTGATTTCAGATCATCTTCTACGAAGACAGGAACTTTGGCGGCCGTCACCATGAGTGCATGAGTGACTGTGCCGACCTGCACACCTACTTCAGCCGCTGTCACTCCATCAGGGTGGAGAGCGGCTGCTTCATGGTCTATGACCGCTCCAACTTCATGGGAAACCAGTATTTCCTCAGGAGGGGCGAGTACTCTGACTACCAGCGTATGATGGGCATGAGTGATTGTGTCAGATCCTGTAGGATGATCCCAATGGTATGAACTAGCACAGAGTCAAAACACCACATTACTACATTTAGATGATCAGCATGAAcaatcaaacatttttatttttagtctaATCTTTATAACCATCTTTAAAAATTCAGTGAAGAGTACTGTCCCTCTTGCAGTTTATTTACTACAATTGTTTTGCAATTTTGTTCCAGCACCGTGGATCTTACAGGATGAGGATGTATGATCGTTACGATATGGGCGGTCAGATGTTTGAGCTGATGGATGACTGCCCAAACATGATGGATCGCTTCCACATGTCTGACATCCACTCCTGCAACGTGATGGATGGTCACTGGCTGATGTACGATCAGCcccactacagaggcaggatGTACTACCTCAGGCCCGGAGAGTACAGGCGCTACAATGAATGGGGTGGCATGAGCTCCAGGATTGGGTCCATCCGTCGTATCATGGACTTTTGAGGAGAGAGGTCTTCTCAAAAAATGTCTtatgcatgcattttttttcactctgaataAAATGGTTTACAGGCTCGAACAGGCTATCCATCTCATTTCTTTTGGACCTCAATTTGTTATTCTCAGACCATGTAGCAATGCCCTCTTATATCTCACTGCCATATCTCTCTCATTGCTTTTttataaatgcaaatgtaaagaGTGGAACAGATAAGAAACGCAACATCCTAGCCATCCAAGATTGATATTCAGTTAAGAGAATTTCCACCATATTCAAAATAGGAATTATATACGGAACAAATAACTGCGAAAATAAAGGACTCTGTAACATGAACTATCTGATCAGGGTATCAGGCCATCACAGTCAACCAAAACTGATTTTACAGTATACCTTTACACAAACTCTACAAGTGCCCGGAACTACACTGATCTGATTCAAGACGTTTCTTCCATGAGAACTCAataatttgacattttattgCAGGAAAATCAAGTGCCTTTCCAAGTGTTCAGCTGGTTTGAGATCTGGGCACCAAGACAGTCGTGGCATGTGgtttacatcattttcacactcaTCAATTCATTCAGCGAAAACTTATGCCCTATGGATGGGGTCATTGTCAGTCTGAAAGAGACCTCTCTCCATTATGTTAGGAATGCTTCACCACAGCATGAAGGTGATCATTCTGATCGGAGCTGTATTTTATTGGTGTCTATCTCGCCTTCTAATTGTTTCGATAGACCTAAA
This sequence is a window from Chanos chanos chromosome 4, fChaCha1.1, whole genome shotgun sequence. Protein-coding genes within it:
- the LOC115809764 gene encoding 60 kDa heat shock protein, mitochondrial-like, giving the protein MLRLPSLMRQLRPVSRALGPHLSRAYAKDVKFGADARALMLQGVDLLADAVAVTMGPKGRTVIIEQSWGSPKVTKDGVTVAKSIDLKDKYKNIGAKLVQDVANNTNEEAGDGTTTATVLARAIAKDGFDNISKGANPVEIRKGVMLAVETVIAELKKLSKPVTTPEEIAQVATISANGDSEVGNIISDAMKKVGRKGVITVKDGKTMHDELEVIEGLKFDRGYISPYFINTAKGQKCEFQDAYLLLSEKKISSVQSIVPALEIANQHRKPLVIVAEDVDGEALSTLVLNRLKVGLQVVAVKAPGFGDNRKNQLKDMAIASGGTVFGEEATGLALEDVQPRDLGHIGEVQVTKDDTLLLRGRGDPAAIEKRIAEITEQLETTNSDYEKEKLNERLAKLSDGVAVIKVGGTSDVEVNEKKDRVTDALNATRAAVEEGIVPGGGCALLRCIPALDALKPANSDQKTGIDIIRRALRVPAMTIAKNAGVEGSLIVEKILQTEDMGYDALQGEFVNMVEKGIIDPTKVVRTALLDAAGVASLLSTAEAVVTELPKEEKEGGMPGGMGGGMY
- the LOC115810141 gene encoding gamma-crystallin M2-like, whose protein sequence is MSKIIFFEEKNFQGRSYECDTDCPDMNPHISRCNSIRVESGCWVLYEKPSYGGYQYVLTRGEYPDYQCWMGYSDSIHSCRTFSYASGGPYRIRIYERPNFQGQMMEFSDDCESVHDHFRSRDIYSCNVMDGYWTMYEHPSYRGRQYFMRPGEYRKFSDWGATCATTGSFRRITDF
- the LOC115809110 gene encoding gamma-crystallin S-1-like — translated: MGKIIFYEDRNFGGRHHECMSDCADLHTYFSRCHSIRVESGCFMVYDRSNFMGNQYFLRRGEYSDYQRMMGMSDCVRSCRMIPMHRGSYRMRMYDRYDMGGQMFELMDDCPNMMDRFHMSDIHSCNVMDGHWLMYDQPHYRGRMYYLRPGEYRRYNEWGGMSSRIGSIRRIMDF